A genomic segment from Phycisphaerae bacterium encodes:
- a CDS encoding glycoside hydrolase family 28 protein: MFRIWLASVAVLSGWLAGASNAPASGPATTPGSPAAAQVRYCDVTRFGAVGDGKTKNTQPIQETINAANEAGGGIVLIPPGIYLTGTIHLRNHVTLHLLPGATLLGSTDLADYPSTQVTFRSYTDHYVCQSLIAGENLHDIAITGKGIIKGQGADRAFSASAPDWGFRKRPYIIRLVSCRNVLIEDVTLRDSPMWVQHYLACDNLTIRGVTVRSRANNNNDGLDIDCCRNVRVTGCDISSGDDALCLKSTADRSCENIVISDCVLSSACNGFKLGTETNGGFKNVTLTNCAMYDVNLAGIALLIVDGGTLDGVTVSNVTMRNAGSPIFLRLGNRARPFKDNMPSPGVGRFRNVAISNIVATGCERTGSSIVGLPDHLIENVTLSNVNLTYAGGVTVAQIPAEIPEQPAGYPEHNMFGALPAYGFYCRHVDGLTLRDVAVRFAKPDQRPALVFDDVRNLAVSGLRAQGTGGTRATIAMKAVSRALISECVAPADAPVFTWIDEGCERISVIGNDFSETARPFVFAGSSLVGCLFESANRTGQTPVAPAASRTAPAEE, from the coding sequence ATGTTCCGTATCTGGTTGGCGTCGGTTGCGGTTCTGAGCGGTTGGTTGGCTGGAGCTTCAAATGCCCCCGCAAGCGGCCCGGCCACGACCCCGGGGTCTCCGGCCGCTGCTCAGGTGCGATACTGCGACGTCACCCGCTTCGGGGCGGTGGGCGACGGGAAGACAAAGAACACTCAGCCAATACAAGAAACGATCAATGCGGCAAACGAGGCGGGTGGGGGGATTGTCCTCATTCCGCCGGGGATCTACCTGACGGGCACCATCCACCTTCGCAACCATGTCACGCTGCACCTGTTGCCTGGGGCGACATTGTTGGGTAGCACCGATCTGGCGGATTATCCTTCCACCCAAGTGACCTTTCGCTCGTACACCGACCATTACGTTTGCCAGAGCCTCATCGCCGGCGAAAATCTGCACGATATCGCGATCACGGGCAAAGGGATCATCAAGGGGCAGGGAGCGGACCGGGCTTTCTCGGCCTCGGCACCTGATTGGGGTTTCCGCAAGCGGCCCTACATCATCCGGTTGGTCTCTTGCCGAAACGTTCTGATCGAGGATGTAACCTTGCGCGATTCACCCATGTGGGTGCAGCACTACCTGGCATGCGACAACCTGACCATTCGCGGCGTGACCGTCCGGAGCCGCGCCAACAACAACAACGACGGGCTGGACATCGATTGTTGCCGAAACGTCCGGGTGACGGGGTGCGACATCTCCTCCGGCGATGATGCGCTTTGCCTCAAGAGCACTGCCGACCGGTCCTGCGAGAACATCGTTATCAGCGACTGTGTGTTGAGCAGTGCCTGCAACGGCTTCAAGCTCGGCACCGAGACCAACGGCGGATTCAAGAACGTCACTCTCACCAATTGCGCCATGTATGACGTCAATCTGGCCGGGATCGCGCTGCTGATCGTGGACGGCGGCACGCTGGATGGCGTAACGGTCAGCAACGTGACCATGCGAAACGCGGGGTCGCCCATCTTTCTGCGTTTGGGCAACCGCGCCCGGCCGTTCAAGGACAACATGCCCTCGCCGGGTGTGGGCCGATTCCGCAACGTGGCAATCAGTAACATCGTCGCCACGGGGTGCGAGCGAACGGGCTCGTCGATTGTCGGTCTTCCGGACCATCTCATCGAGAACGTGACGCTCTCAAACGTCAACCTGACGTACGCGGGAGGGGTGACAGTCGCCCAGATCCCCGCCGAGATCCCTGAGCAACCGGCCGGCTATCCTGAACACAACATGTTCGGCGCCCTGCCGGCCTACGGTTTCTACTGCCGGCACGTCGACGGCCTGACGCTTCGCGATGTCGCGGTTCGATTTGCCAAGCCGGACCAACGGCCGGCTCTGGTGTTCGATGATGTCCGGAATCTGGCGGTCAGTGGCCTGCGTGCTCAAGGCACCGGCGGAACGCGGGCAACAATCGCGATGAAAGCTGTCAGCCGCGCGCTGATCAGCGAATGTGTGGCTCCTGCGGACGCGCCGGTCTTCACCTGGATCGACGAAGGGTGTGAACGGATCAGCGTGATCGGCAACGACTTTTCCGAGACTGCCCGGCCGTTCGTCTTTGCGGGGTCTTCCCTGGTGGGCTGCCTGTTCGAGTCGGCTAACCGGACCGGACAAACACCTGTTGCCCCGGCCGCCTCGAGGACCGCTCCGGCTGAAGAGTAG
- the metG gene encoding methionine--tRNA ligase subunit beta → MSDQASVIQFEDFAKIDLRVAKVLEASNHPNADKLVVLKIDLGYEQRQICAGIRGHYDPASLVGRNIVVVANLAPRVMRGVESKGMLLAASTPDHTRIILLQPDADIEPGSKVT, encoded by the coding sequence ATGAGTGATCAAGCAAGCGTGATTCAGTTTGAGGACTTTGCCAAGATCGACCTGCGGGTGGCCAAGGTGCTCGAAGCCTCCAACCACCCCAACGCCGATAAACTGGTGGTTCTCAAGATCGACCTGGGATACGAACAACGGCAGATCTGCGCCGGCATCCGGGGGCATTACGACCCGGCCAGCCTGGTCGGCCGGAACATCGTCGTGGTGGCCAATCTGGCTCCCCGCGTGATGAGGGGAGTGGAAAGCAAAGGGATGCTGCTGGCCGCCAGCACCCCGGACCACACACGTATTATCCTGCTCCAGCCCGATGCTGACATCGAACCCGGTTCCAAGGTGACCTGA
- the argC gene encoding N-acetyl-gamma-glutamyl-phosphate reductase, producing MPNQKIRVAVIGATAYTSREAIRWLLRHPQVEIAALCGRKDWMWRPHIHEVFPEFVGRIELPVEEIEPASLAGRADVVMLCLPHAVSTQFVPTLLQAGLRVIDFSADYRLKEPADYEQWYNKKHTDLENLAHAVYGLPEFYREKIRDARLIANPGCYPTSAALGVIPLLKAGLIDPHEVIVDSASGMSGAGREPKPEHHFPERNENFEAYGVGTHRHMVEIERTLDAYVRNGKSSVIFTPHLLPIERGILSTIYLKPLQPVSPEHVNQVFAEAYAGEPFVRLRKDLPRTSLVTHTNFCDISARVVKSRIIVISAIDNLIKGAAGQAIQNMNIMFGLDERAGLL from the coding sequence ATGCCAAACCAGAAGATTCGCGTAGCCGTCATCGGAGCAACAGCCTACACCTCGCGCGAGGCCATTCGCTGGTTGCTCCGCCATCCGCAGGTTGAAATCGCCGCCCTGTGCGGGCGGAAAGACTGGATGTGGCGACCGCACATTCATGAAGTCTTTCCGGAGTTCGTCGGCCGGATCGAGCTGCCGGTCGAGGAGATTGAACCCGCATCGCTGGCGGGACGGGCGGATGTGGTCATGCTTTGCCTGCCCCACGCTGTGTCCACCCAGTTCGTGCCCACGCTGCTGCAGGCAGGGCTTCGCGTGATCGATTTTTCCGCCGACTACCGGCTGAAAGAACCGGCCGACTATGAACAGTGGTACAACAAGAAGCACACCGATCTGGAAAACCTGGCCCACGCAGTTTATGGCCTGCCCGAGTTCTACCGCGAGAAAATTCGCGACGCCCGCCTTATCGCCAACCCCGGCTGCTACCCGACATCGGCCGCACTAGGCGTCATACCGTTGCTCAAAGCGGGTCTGATCGACCCGCACGAGGTCATCGTCGACTCCGCCAGCGGCATGAGCGGGGCCGGACGTGAGCCCAAACCGGAGCACCATTTCCCCGAACGAAACGAGAACTTTGAGGCCTACGGCGTGGGCACGCATCGCCACATGGTGGAAATCGAGCGTACTCTCGATGCGTACGTTCGGAACGGCAAGTCCTCGGTGATCTTCACCCCGCACCTGCTGCCGATCGAACGAGGCATTCTCTCGACTATTTATCTCAAGCCGCTCCAACCCGTTTCACCGGAGCATGTCAACCAGGTCTTTGCTGAAGCTTACGCCGGCGAACCTTTCGTGCGGCTGCGTAAGGACCTTCCGCGAACATCGCTGGTGACTCACACCAACTTCTGTGACATCAGCGCCCGAGTGGTCAAGTCGCGTATCATCGTCATTTCGGCTATCGACAACCTGATCAAAGGCGCCGCCGGTCAGGCGATCCAGAACATGAACATCATGTTCGGCCTGGATGAAAGGGCAGGATTGTTGTGA
- the rplM gene encoding 50S ribosomal protein L13 yields the protein MKSYVAKPGDAGGQWHLVDADGKVLGRLAAELATILMGKHKPTYTPHVLSGDFVVVINAERVKLTGRKLEQETYDYYTYYPGGHKIVPIAKLMKAHPDRVLRLAVRRMLPKNKLAAGMLKRLKIYRGSEHPHAAQQPRPLELTRV from the coding sequence ATGAAGAGTTATGTCGCCAAGCCGGGAGACGCCGGCGGCCAGTGGCACCTGGTTGACGCCGACGGCAAGGTCTTGGGACGCTTGGCCGCTGAATTGGCAACCATCTTGATGGGCAAGCACAAGCCGACCTACACCCCCCATGTCCTGAGCGGTGACTTCGTTGTGGTCATCAATGCCGAGAGAGTCAAGCTGACCGGCCGCAAGTTGGAGCAGGAAACCTACGACTACTACACCTATTATCCCGGCGGACACAAGATCGTCCCGATCGCCAAGTTGATGAAGGCTCACCCCGATCGGGTTCTTCGGCTGGCGGTCCGACGCATGCTGCCCAAAAACAAGCTCGCCGCCGGGATGCTCAAGCGACTGAAGATTTACCGCGGCAGCGAGCACCCGCATGCGGCCCAGCAACCCAGGCCGCTGGAACTTACGAGGGTGTGA
- the rpsI gene encoding 30S ribosomal protein S9 codes for MSEEVKEKATPTAGSATIPEPDPKKKYFWGTGRRKKAVARVRIRPGTGKFEVNKRPMEQYFKEERDRQDCLAPLRAADLLGKVDVFVNTSGGGPTGQAGAVVLGIARAIKVANSEFDAVLRGGGYLTRDSRMKERKKYGQRGARRRFQFSKR; via the coding sequence ATGAGCGAAGAAGTCAAAGAAAAGGCGACACCAACGGCAGGTTCGGCAACCATCCCCGAGCCGGATCCGAAGAAGAAGTACTTCTGGGGCACCGGCCGTCGGAAGAAGGCCGTGGCTCGGGTTCGGATCCGTCCGGGCACCGGCAAGTTCGAGGTCAACAAGCGCCCGATGGAGCAGTACTTCAAGGAGGAACGCGACCGACAGGATTGCCTGGCGCCGTTGCGGGCGGCCGACCTGCTCGGCAAGGTCGACGTTTTCGTCAACACCAGCGGCGGCGGTCCCACCGGCCAAGCCGGCGCGGTCGTCCTGGGGATCGCGCGGGCGATCAAGGTCGCCAACAGCGAGTTTGACGCGGTGCTTCGTGGCGGGGGCTACCTGACCCGCGACAGCCGCATGAAGGAACGTAAGAAGTACGGGCAGCGCGGCGCCCGCCGCAGGTTCCAGTTCTCGAAGCGTTAA